One region of Microbacterium sufflavum genomic DNA includes:
- a CDS encoding GMC oxidoreductase produces the protein MFDEDVVVVGSGFGGSVAALRLSEKGYRVRVFEAGRRFADDDFAKTSWNVRRYLWAPALGCFGVQRIHRLPHVMILAGAGVGGGSLNYANTLYEPGPAFFADPQWGSIRDWRAALAPHYATAKRMLGVVDAYPHSGPVERIMAGAADDLGVGESFRRAPIGVWFGEPGRRVPDPYFGGEGPDRTGCTLCGNCMVGCRVGAKNTLVKNYLALAERRGVAIEPLRTVTEVRELATGGFAITTVRSGAWLRRRARTVTAREVVLAAGTWGTQQLLHRMKHTGALPRIPDAVGRLTRTNSEALDGAVAVRVPEQLQLARGVAITTSFHVDERTHVENVRYGPGSNLMGALATVLVPGERSLPGRLAALVRGILRAPVTAVRLGSLRRWSERGIIALVMQTADNSLTLSLRRRFGRWRLTSAQGHGAPNPSHLPEAHRAAQAIAARLEQESGIRAEARGSWPEVFGIPLTAHFLGGAVISSAPETGVVDEYHRVWGHPGLHVVDGAAVPANPGVNPSLTITALAERAMSHWPRRGEPDERPAQDATTGAARSARPPSSD, from the coding sequence GTGTTCGATGAGGACGTCGTGGTCGTGGGGTCGGGTTTCGGCGGCTCGGTCGCGGCGCTGCGGCTGAGCGAGAAGGGCTACCGTGTCCGCGTGTTCGAGGCCGGGCGGCGCTTCGCCGACGACGACTTCGCGAAGACGAGCTGGAACGTGCGCCGGTACCTGTGGGCGCCCGCGCTCGGGTGCTTCGGCGTGCAGCGCATCCACCGCCTCCCGCACGTCATGATCCTCGCGGGAGCCGGTGTGGGCGGAGGCTCGCTCAACTACGCCAACACGCTCTACGAGCCGGGCCCCGCGTTCTTCGCCGACCCGCAGTGGGGCTCGATCCGTGACTGGCGGGCGGCGCTCGCTCCGCACTACGCAACCGCGAAGCGCATGCTCGGCGTGGTCGATGCGTATCCGCACAGCGGGCCGGTCGAACGGATCATGGCGGGAGCCGCGGACGACCTCGGCGTGGGGGAGAGCTTCCGCCGGGCACCCATCGGGGTGTGGTTCGGCGAGCCGGGGCGCCGCGTGCCCGATCCGTACTTCGGCGGGGAGGGTCCCGACCGCACGGGGTGCACGCTCTGCGGCAACTGCATGGTGGGGTGCCGCGTCGGCGCGAAGAACACCCTGGTGAAGAACTACCTCGCGCTGGCGGAGCGACGCGGAGTCGCGATCGAGCCCCTCCGCACGGTCACCGAGGTGCGGGAGCTGGCGACGGGCGGCTTCGCGATCACGACCGTGCGCAGCGGGGCCTGGCTGCGGCGCCGGGCCCGCACCGTGACGGCGCGGGAGGTCGTGCTCGCCGCCGGCACCTGGGGCACGCAGCAGCTGCTGCACCGGATGAAGCACACCGGCGCGCTCCCTCGGATACCCGACGCCGTGGGGCGCCTGACCCGCACGAACTCCGAGGCGCTCGACGGCGCCGTGGCCGTGCGCGTTCCGGAGCAGCTTCAGCTCGCGCGGGGTGTGGCGATCACGACGTCCTTCCACGTGGACGAGCGCACCCACGTCGAGAACGTCCGCTACGGTCCGGGGTCGAACCTGATGGGAGCTCTGGCCACCGTGCTCGTGCCGGGGGAGAGGTCGCTGCCCGGACGCCTGGCAGCGCTCGTGCGGGGAATCCTCCGCGCACCGGTCACCGCGGTCCGGCTCGGGTCGCTCCGGCGGTGGAGCGAGCGCGGGATCATCGCCCTCGTCATGCAGACCGCCGACAACTCCCTCACGCTGTCGCTGCGGCGGCGGTTCGGGCGCTGGCGTCTGACCAGCGCGCAGGGGCACGGTGCGCCGAACCCGAGTCACCTGCCGGAGGCACACCGTGCGGCGCAGGCGATCGCGGCGCGGCTCGAGCAGGAGAGCGGGATCCGTGCCGAGGCGCGCGGGTCGTGGCCGGAGGTGTTCGGGATCCCGCTGACGGCGCACTTCCTCGGCGGGGCGGTCATCTCCTCGGCCCCGGAGACCGGCGTCGTGGACGAGTACCACCGCGTCTGGGGTCATCCCGGGCTGCACGTCGTGGACGGTGCTGCGGTCCCCGCGAACCCCGGTGTCAACCCGTCGCTCACCATCACCGCCCTGGCGGAACGGGCGATGTCGCACTGGCCGCGCCGCGGGGAGCCCGACGAGCGCCCTGCCCAGGACGCGACGACGGGGGCCGCGCGCTCGGCACGGCCCCCGTCGTCGGACTGA
- a CDS encoding YegS/Rv2252/BmrU family lipid kinase: MGHIAVLSNPRAGKGRGRRLTELAVAHLRQRGASVRLYVGDSAADTTALASEALVGGPDGLVVVGGDGTLSGILDVVCAAAVPITLVPAGTGNDLARALGLPRHDAAAAVELALTGTPRAIDVGEVETRAGRAAFLTVVALGFDARVSDRTNRLRWPSGALRYYLALLIELVRLRPLDFTVTVDDERPITARGTLVAIGNTASYGGGMPVCVGALPDDGRLDVVRVAPLGRTRLVRLFPLLLRGAHLARPEVQHTAARRVTVAAPGLVVYADGERRGEDVCTISVRTGALTMMTPPSEGDARVR; this comes from the coding sequence GTGGGCCACATCGCGGTGCTGTCGAACCCCCGCGCGGGCAAGGGGCGCGGCCGCCGTCTGACCGAGCTCGCGGTGGCACACCTTCGACAGCGCGGCGCGAGCGTCAGACTCTACGTCGGGGACTCGGCGGCGGACACGACGGCGCTGGCGTCTGAAGCCCTCGTGGGCGGGCCGGACGGGCTCGTGGTGGTCGGCGGGGACGGCACGCTGTCGGGGATCCTCGATGTCGTGTGCGCCGCCGCCGTCCCGATCACCCTGGTGCCCGCCGGGACGGGCAACGACCTCGCCCGCGCGCTCGGCCTGCCGCGACACGACGCCGCCGCAGCCGTCGAACTCGCCCTCACCGGCACGCCCCGGGCGATCGACGTGGGTGAGGTCGAGACGCGCGCGGGTCGTGCCGCCTTCCTCACGGTCGTGGCGTTGGGCTTCGACGCGAGGGTGAGCGACCGCACCAACCGTCTGCGCTGGCCCTCCGGCGCCCTCCGGTACTACCTGGCCCTGCTCATCGAGCTCGTCCGGCTGCGGCCGCTCGACTTCACCGTCACGGTCGACGACGAACGGCCGATCACCGCCCGGGGGACTCTGGTGGCCATCGGGAACACGGCCAGCTACGGCGGAGGCATGCCGGTGTGCGTCGGCGCCCTGCCCGACGACGGGCGGCTCGACGTCGTCCGCGTCGCACCGCTCGGCCGCACCCGACTCGTGCGGCTGTTCCCCCTCCTGCTGCGCGGGGCACACCTGGCCCGTCCCGAGGTGCAGCACACGGCAGCGCGCCGCGTCACGGTCGCCGCGCCCGGACTCGTGGTGTACGCCGACGGCGAGCGCCGGGGCGAGGACGTCTGCACCATCTCCGTGCGGACGGGTGCGCTGACGATGATGACCCCACCGAGCGAGGGAGACGCCCGTGTTCGATGA
- a CDS encoding FAD-binding oxidoreductase, with protein MQDEIGRAAEQEPMRWNGWGDPAKAKELPRAVRALIPLLLGRVRRPAPPPSLAEVRVRPSALTDDDRAAFAAVVGVDGVDHADEARIRHAGGRSTPDLLRRRERDQRVPDGVVLPADHAQVMACLAVAGERDIAVIPYGGGTSVVGALDPERGPHRAVISLDLRRLRGLLRVDALSGEAVFAAGTTGPDAEAQLAAHGLELGHYPQSFRYATIGGFAAARSSGQNSSGYGRFDTMVTGLRVATPTGDLELGRAPGSAAGPDLIRLFLGSEGIFGVITEVRVRVHPVPAERVFESWSFPDFAHGVDGLRRVAQHGAGPTVIRLSDEAETAVGLAQVGRIGKAIARGASVVTVYEGDDIDARRARTTALLRAAGGTSSGAGDAEEWAAGRFDGPYLRDSLLDAGVFCETLETATTWTGLATLKAAVETALREGFRDAGARSTVMCHVSHLYPTGASLYFTVLAGIRSDPLPVWTTVKARVNDAILAHGGTISHHHAVGRDHAPWLAQELGPAGMRILTAIKRELDPQALLNPGAVIPAALPAGD; from the coding sequence ATGCAGGACGAGATCGGCAGGGCCGCCGAACAGGAGCCCATGCGGTGGAACGGCTGGGGCGATCCGGCGAAGGCGAAGGAGCTTCCGCGCGCCGTGCGAGCCCTGATCCCGCTGCTGCTGGGGCGAGTGCGCCGCCCTGCGCCGCCGCCGTCGCTCGCGGAGGTGCGCGTCCGACCGAGCGCGCTCACCGACGACGACCGGGCGGCGTTCGCGGCCGTCGTCGGCGTCGACGGGGTGGACCACGCGGACGAGGCGAGGATCCGTCACGCCGGCGGGCGCTCCACCCCGGACCTGCTGCGGCGCCGCGAGCGCGATCAACGCGTGCCGGACGGGGTCGTGCTCCCCGCCGACCACGCTCAGGTCATGGCATGCCTCGCCGTGGCCGGGGAGCGCGACATCGCGGTGATCCCCTACGGCGGGGGCACGAGCGTGGTCGGCGCGCTCGATCCGGAGCGCGGGCCGCACCGCGCCGTGATCAGCCTGGATCTGCGCCGCCTGCGCGGCCTGCTGCGCGTCGATGCGCTCAGCGGCGAGGCGGTGTTCGCGGCCGGGACGACCGGCCCCGACGCCGAGGCGCAGCTGGCAGCGCACGGGCTCGAGCTGGGACACTACCCGCAGAGCTTCCGCTATGCGACCATCGGCGGCTTCGCGGCCGCGCGTTCGTCGGGCCAGAACTCCTCAGGGTACGGACGCTTCGACACCATGGTCACCGGGCTCCGGGTCGCGACACCGACGGGCGACCTCGAGCTCGGCCGGGCTCCCGGATCCGCCGCGGGACCCGACCTGATCCGGCTGTTCCTGGGGTCGGAGGGCATCTTCGGCGTCATCACCGAGGTCCGCGTGCGCGTGCACCCCGTGCCCGCCGAGCGGGTGTTCGAGTCATGGTCGTTCCCCGACTTCGCGCACGGGGTCGACGGACTCCGCCGCGTCGCGCAGCACGGCGCGGGTCCCACCGTGATCCGTCTGTCCGACGAGGCCGAGACCGCCGTCGGTCTCGCGCAGGTCGGCCGGATCGGGAAGGCGATCGCGCGCGGCGCCAGCGTCGTGACCGTGTACGAGGGCGATGACATCGACGCGCGGCGCGCCCGGACGACCGCGCTGCTGCGCGCGGCGGGCGGGACGTCGTCGGGCGCAGGGGATGCGGAGGAGTGGGCGGCCGGCCGATTCGACGGGCCCTACCTGCGCGACTCCCTGCTCGACGCCGGTGTGTTCTGCGAGACCCTCGAGACCGCCACCACCTGGACGGGGCTCGCGACGCTGAAGGCCGCGGTCGAGACCGCCCTGCGCGAGGGCTTCCGCGACGCGGGGGCCCGGTCGACCGTGATGTGCCACGTCTCGCACCTGTACCCCACGGGGGCGTCGCTGTACTTCACCGTCCTGGCCGGGATCCGCAGCGATCCGCTCCCGGTGTGGACGACCGTCAAGGCACGCGTGAACGACGCGATCCTCGCGCACGGGGGCACCATCAGCCACCATCACGCGGTCGGACGGGATCACGCGCCCTGGCTGGCGCAGGAGCTCGGACCGGCCGGGATGCGGATCCTCACGGCGATCAAGCGCGAGCTCGACCCGCAGGCGCTCCTGAACCCGGGCGCCGTGATCCCCGCTGCCCTCCCGGCGGGGGACTGA
- a CDS encoding TetR/AcrR family transcriptional regulator yields MWEPTQTRVLDAADELIVRTGIHGVTIAALARRSGLSRPTIYRTWSDADDVVRAALLRRVGTLIGRFSAVADTRAALVDDILTFTALFRADDVYARLLDEEPEAFTRYTLQRVGSSQRLILGWLAAAIGRGQRHGSVRAGAPEEIAVMLLLIAQSAVLSHATVADLIDEDAWERELRAAVDGHLRP; encoded by the coding sequence GTGTGGGAACCGACGCAGACGCGGGTCCTCGACGCGGCCGACGAGCTCATCGTGCGCACCGGCATCCACGGGGTCACGATCGCAGCGCTCGCGCGCCGCTCCGGACTCAGCCGTCCGACGATCTACCGCACCTGGAGCGATGCCGACGACGTAGTGCGCGCCGCTCTGCTGCGGCGCGTCGGAACCCTCATCGGACGCTTCTCCGCGGTCGCGGACACCCGAGCCGCCCTGGTCGACGACATCCTGACGTTCACGGCCCTGTTCCGCGCCGACGACGTCTACGCCCGGCTGCTCGACGAGGAGCCGGAGGCCTTCACGCGCTACACGCTGCAGCGCGTCGGGTCGAGCCAACGGCTCATCCTCGGCTGGCTCGCCGCAGCCATCGGACGGGGCCAGAGGCACGGGTCCGTGCGGGCCGGAGCGCCCGAGGAGATCGCCGTGATGCTGCTCCTGATCGCCCAGTCGGCCGTGCTGTCGCACGCGACCGTGGCCGACCTGATCGACGAGGACGCGTGGGAGCGCGAGCTCCGCGCCGCCGTGGACGGGCACCTGCGACCGTGA
- a CDS encoding glycerol-3-phosphate dehydrogenase/oxidase, whose protein sequence is MTDPATALHAARRRRDLAAGAEETCDVLVVGGGITGVGAALDAASRGLRVTLIEAEDLAFGTSRFSSKLVHGGLRYLATGDVATANESALERHLLMTVIAPHLIRPLPQLLPFAAGVTLRQRSAGSMGMAMGDALRLRARTPRRVLPPPRLVGPREAQRLFPALRRRDLRGGVLGFDGQLVDDAALVVAVARTAAGRGARILTRVRAEELHDGGATVVDTLTGERLELRARAVVNATGVWAGTLDDSIRVRPSRGTHLVLDADDLGRPTAALTVPREGSISRYVFALPQRHGRVIVGLTDEDAAGPVPRVAAPTEPEIASLLATLNRLLATPLTRDHVRGAFAGLRPLVDNGAASSADVSRRHLVHVSPGGFVSVLGGKLTTYRRMAEDAVDLALRHRGIDAPPSSTAALRLVEDTGARWGAPDDTSDPPALPRAAVEFAVRCEGALTADDVLERRSRLALVTADAERARPTVERIVAETLADLD, encoded by the coding sequence GTGACCGACCCCGCCACCGCCCTCCACGCCGCCCGCCGCCGACGCGATCTCGCCGCGGGAGCGGAGGAGACCTGCGACGTGCTGGTGGTCGGCGGAGGCATCACCGGTGTCGGTGCGGCTCTCGACGCCGCCTCACGCGGACTCCGCGTCACACTGATCGAGGCCGAAGACCTCGCGTTCGGCACGAGCCGCTTCAGCTCGAAGCTCGTACACGGCGGACTGCGCTATCTCGCCACCGGTGATGTCGCCACCGCGAACGAGAGTGCGCTCGAACGACACCTGCTGATGACGGTGATCGCGCCGCACCTCATCCGTCCGCTGCCGCAGCTGCTGCCGTTCGCCGCCGGGGTGACGCTCCGCCAGCGCTCCGCCGGTTCGATGGGCATGGCCATGGGCGACGCGCTGCGACTGCGCGCCAGGACGCCGCGTCGGGTGCTGCCACCGCCGCGACTGGTGGGGCCGCGCGAGGCCCAGCGGCTGTTCCCCGCTCTGCGTCGCCGTGACCTGCGCGGCGGCGTGCTCGGCTTCGACGGGCAGCTGGTCGATGACGCCGCGCTCGTGGTCGCTGTCGCACGGACGGCGGCGGGGCGGGGCGCGCGCATCCTCACACGGGTGCGGGCGGAGGAGCTGCACGACGGTGGAGCGACCGTCGTCGACACGCTCACGGGCGAGCGGCTCGAGCTGCGCGCCCGGGCCGTCGTGAACGCCACCGGCGTCTGGGCGGGAACGCTCGACGACAGCATCCGCGTGCGCCCGAGCCGCGGCACGCACCTCGTGCTCGACGCGGACGACCTGGGCCGCCCGACCGCGGCGTTGACCGTTCCCCGGGAGGGCTCGATCAGCCGCTACGTGTTCGCGCTGCCGCAGCGCCACGGGCGGGTGATCGTGGGGCTGACCGACGAGGACGCCGCCGGGCCGGTCCCGCGCGTCGCCGCGCCCACCGAGCCCGAGATCGCGTCGCTGCTCGCCACGCTGAACCGACTGCTGGCGACCCCCCTCACGCGAGACCACGTCCGCGGGGCGTTCGCCGGACTGCGGCCCCTGGTGGACAACGGCGCCGCGTCGTCCGCGGACGTGTCCCGGCGGCACCTGGTGCACGTCTCCCCCGGCGGGTTCGTGTCGGTGCTCGGCGGGAAGCTCACGACCTACCGTCGGATGGCCGAGGACGCGGTCGACCTCGCCCTGCGTCACCGCGGGATCGACGCACCGCCCAGCAGCACCGCGGCTCTGCGGCTCGTGGAGGACACGGGCGCGCGGTGGGGTGCACCGGACGACACGTCGGATCCGCCCGCACTCCCACGCGCCGCGGTCGAGTTCGCCGTGCGGTGCGAGGGCGCGCTGACCGCGGACGACGTCCTGGAACGACGCAGCCGCCTCGCGCTGGTCACCGCCGACGCGGAGCGCGCACGACCGACCGTCGAGCGCATCGTCGCGGAGACCCTCGCCGATCTGGACTGA
- the dxs gene encoding 1-deoxy-D-xylulose-5-phosphate synthase: MPILPSISGPRDLDRLSPEQLEELASEIRTFLVENVSRTGGHLGPNLGVVELTIALHRVFSSPDDPFIFDTGHQSYVHKLLTGRQDFSGLRVRGGLAGYPQRGESPHDVVESSHASSSLSWADGVSRALTATGRADRHVVAVVGDGALTGGMTWEALNNISDDNDRNLVIVVNDNGRSYAPTIGGMSRYLNRVRTAAAYKDLHHKSDRLFRAFGPVGRAVFRGVRGGTHGFLSRFTNNEALYSNLDIKYLGPVDGHDLPALLETLELAKSYGAPVIVHAITEKGRGYQPARDDDADQFHAVGRIDPTTGETLSSGGRGWTDVFSDALVDVGERRSDVIAITAAMLRPTGLAPFAERFPDRVYDVGIAEQHAVASAAGLAYGGLHPVVAVYATFMGRAFDQVLMDVALHRAGVTFVLDRAGVTGPDGPSHHGMWDLAMLQIVPHIRIAAPRDGVRLTEALDEAVAVEDAPTVIRFPKGEVAPDLPAIERLADGVDVLARGESEDVLIVAIGPFAELALDVADRLRAQGIGATVLDPRWAIPVQPSVVEHAARHRLVITLEDGIRVGGIGTRVRQVLREAGIDTAVDELGLPDEFLDHASRDQILADAGLTASKIAQDVVAQVLGTRIPKARHAGETGTIDLPLHERH, encoded by the coding sequence ATGCCCATTCTTCCGAGCATCTCTGGACCCCGCGACCTGGACCGCCTGTCGCCAGAGCAACTGGAAGAACTCGCCTCCGAGATCCGCACGTTCCTCGTCGAGAACGTCTCCCGTACCGGGGGCCACCTGGGGCCGAACCTCGGCGTCGTGGAGCTCACCATCGCCCTCCACCGCGTGTTCTCGTCTCCCGACGACCCCTTCATCTTCGACACCGGGCATCAGTCGTACGTGCACAAACTGCTCACAGGGCGCCAGGACTTCTCCGGACTGCGCGTGCGCGGCGGTCTGGCCGGCTACCCGCAGCGCGGCGAGAGCCCCCACGACGTGGTCGAGTCCTCCCACGCCTCGAGCTCGCTGAGCTGGGCAGACGGCGTGTCCCGCGCCCTCACCGCGACCGGACGCGCCGACCGCCATGTGGTCGCGGTCGTGGGCGACGGTGCGCTCACCGGCGGCATGACCTGGGAGGCGCTGAACAACATCTCCGACGACAACGACCGCAACCTGGTGATCGTCGTCAACGACAACGGCCGCTCCTACGCACCCACGATCGGCGGGATGTCGCGGTACCTGAACCGGGTCCGCACGGCGGCCGCGTACAAGGACCTCCACCACAAGTCGGACCGTCTGTTCCGCGCGTTCGGCCCCGTCGGCAGGGCCGTGTTCCGTGGGGTGCGGGGTGGCACGCACGGCTTCCTCTCCCGCTTCACGAACAACGAGGCCCTCTACTCGAACCTCGACATCAAGTACCTCGGCCCGGTGGACGGCCACGACCTCCCGGCCCTGCTGGAGACCCTGGAGCTCGCGAAGTCGTACGGCGCGCCCGTCATCGTGCACGCCATCACCGAGAAGGGGCGCGGGTACCAGCCCGCGCGCGACGACGACGCCGATCAGTTCCACGCGGTCGGGCGCATCGACCCCACGACCGGGGAGACGCTGTCCTCCGGCGGGCGCGGATGGACCGACGTGTTCTCCGACGCGCTGGTCGACGTGGGCGAACGGCGCTCCGACGTGATCGCGATCACCGCGGCGATGCTGCGGCCGACCGGCCTGGCCCCCTTTGCCGAGCGCTTCCCGGATCGGGTCTACGACGTGGGTATCGCCGAGCAGCACGCCGTGGCCTCGGCGGCCGGACTCGCCTACGGCGGGCTGCACCCGGTGGTCGCGGTGTACGCGACCTTCATGGGCCGCGCCTTCGATCAGGTGCTCATGGACGTCGCGCTGCACCGTGCCGGCGTCACCTTCGTGCTCGACCGGGCCGGGGTCACCGGTCCCGACGGTCCGAGCCATCACGGCATGTGGGACCTCGCGATGCTGCAGATCGTGCCGCACATCCGCATCGCCGCGCCGCGCGACGGCGTGCGACTCACCGAGGCGCTGGACGAGGCGGTCGCCGTCGAGGACGCGCCCACCGTGATCCGGTTCCCGAAGGGGGAGGTCGCGCCCGACCTCCCGGCGATCGAGCGCCTCGCTGACGGAGTCGACGTGCTGGCCAGGGGGGAGAGCGAAGACGTGCTCATCGTCGCGATCGGCCCGTTCGCCGAGCTCGCCCTCGATGTGGCGGACCGCCTCCGCGCGCAGGGCATCGGTGCGACGGTGCTCGACCCGCGCTGGGCGATCCCGGTGCAGCCGTCGGTCGTCGAGCACGCCGCTCGTCATCGCCTGGTCATCACCCTGGAGGACGGCATCCGCGTCGGCGGCATCGGCACGCGCGTGCGCCAGGTGCTGCGCGAGGCCGGGATCGACACGGCCGTGGACGAGCTGGGGCTGCCCGACGAGTTCCTCGACCACGCGTCGCGCGACCAGATCCTCGCGGATGCGGGGCTCACCGCGTCGAAGATCGCCCAGGACGTGGTGGCGCAGGTGCTCGGGACGCGCATCCCCAAGGCGCGCCACGCGGGAGAGACCGGTACGATCGACCTCCCGCTGCACGAGCGCCACTGA